Within the Micromonospora citrea genome, the region GGAGTAGTCGTAGCTGCCGAACGGGAAGCCGGTGGCCACGCCGAGCGCCTCGATGGCGAACCCGCCGACCATGGCCACCGCCACCAGCGCCGCCGCCGTACGCGGGCCCCGGCTGAGCAGCGCGTGGCCGACCGAGAGCAGGTAGCCGAGCACGACGGTGGCGACGGTCAGCCGGGCCCGGGTCTGCCCGGCGGTCAGCGGGTAGCAGATCTGCGCCAGCACCAGCACGGCCAGCAGCGTCCAGGACAACCGCCCGGTCACGGCGCGGCCCCGGCCGGACCGGGTGGGCGCCGGTGGCTCCCGGGTCACGGCGCGGCCCGGTCGGGCGCCGGCGGCTCCAGCGGCAGGTCCCGGCCGAGCACGCCGAACGGGCGCTCGTCGCCCGGGAAGTGGAAGTGGCGCAGGACGTCGACGAAGCCGAACCGGCGGTACAGCCGCCAGGCCCGGGACCGCTGCTCGTCGGCCTCCGGGGTGGACAGCAGGGTGGTCGTCCCCTCCGCCAGGGTGAGCAGTGCCCGCAGCTGTCTCGCGCCCAGGCCGTGCCCCTGCGCGGGCGGCCGGACGTGCAGCTCGACCACCTCGAAGCAGTCGGTCAGCCAGCGCTGCCGGGCGGGCGGGTTCAGCGCCCGCCACACCTGGTCGTGCCACCACTGCCCGGGGGCGCCGAGGTAGCCGTAGCCGAAGCCGGCCAGGTGCCCCTCGCTGGTCAGGCTGGCGACGGCGCGGAAGCCGGGCCGGCGTACGTGGGTGGCGATGTAGCCGCGCCGCGCCTCCAGCAGGTCGGTGCGGTACCCCATCGCCTCGCCGTAGACGGCCACCACGTCGTCCAGCCGTCGGACGAGATCGTCCGGTGTCCACCGCACCAGCCTCATGCCCGTGCACCCTCCGCCGTTTCCTGGTCGTCGTCGTCCGCGACCCACCCCAGCACCGCCCGCTCACCGACCACGTCGCGCACCTCGAACCGCGCGAAGAGCTCCTCCGCGTACCACCCTTCGGTGGGGGTCCGCATGATCGCGGCGCGGTGCTCCGGGTGACGGTACGCGAACGCCACGAGGTCCGCCGGGTCACGCCACACGCTCACCGTGCCCTGCCAGCCCAGCGGTGCCTCGCCGACGCCGAACCGGGCCAGCAGACCGGGCGCGGCGTGCAGCGCGGCGGCGACCGGGGGGATCGCCCGCCAGAAGGTGGCCGCCCGCCGGGGACGCAGCCGGGCCCGGGTCAGGGCCAGCACCGGACCGGTGACCCGGCCGCCGGGCGGCTCGCCGAACGGCCGGCGGCCCGACCACTCGCCCCGGCTGCTCAGCGGGCGCAGATCGACCCGGACGGCCGCGCGGGCGATCCGTGCCCACGCACGCCCCACCGGCGAGCCGTCGAATCCGGCCGCGGCGGCGGGGGAGTCCCACACGGTCAGCGCGGCCCACCGGGTCAGGTCGGCGTCGCCCGGCCCGAATCCGGTGCCGGTCCCGGTGCCGAGCAGCTTGCCGAACCGTACGCCGGGCAACGCGCGCAGCCGGCGGGGGTCGACCGCCATCCGGGTCAGCGCCCTGGGCAGCGCGGCGCGGGAGGTGCGCCACACGTGCAGGGTGACCAGCCCCGGGACGGTTGGTTCGCTCCGCTCGCTCACGCCACGTCGGCCGGGGTGCCGCCGGTGACCCGCAGCAGTTCCGGGTACGTGGTGGGGAAGACCGCCTGCGGCACGCCGCCGGCCGCCCAGATCTCGTCGTACGACCTCAGGGCGGTGTCGACCAGGGTGCGCAGCGGGCGCGGGTGGCCGACCGGGGCGACCCCGCCGATCACCTGCCCGGTGTGCGTGCGGACGAAGTCCGGGGTGGCCCGGCGCAGCCGGGTGACCCCGATGGACGCGGCCAGGCCGGCGGTGTCCACCCGGTGCGCGCCGGAGGTGAGCACCAGCAGTGGCGCGCCGTCGGCCTCGAAGACGAGCGAGTTGGCGATCTGGCCGACTCCGACGCCGAGCGACTCGGCGGCGGCCGCGGCGGTGTGGACCGCGTCGGGCAGCAGACGGACGGCGCTCGGCGCGCCGGACCCGTCCCGCGCGCCCGCGGCGTCGAGCACGTCCTGCACCGCGCGTACGTTCGGGTGTGGCTGCATGCGGCCATTGTTCCCGGCGCGCCCGGCGCCGGCCCACCCGGCCACGCCGACCTTGGTTCCGGCCCGTCCGCCGCGCCGGCCTCGACTCCGGCCCGCCCGGCCGCGCCGACCTTGGTTCCGGTCCGTCCGCCGCGCCGGCCTCGACTCCGGCCCGCCCGGCTGCGCCGACCTTGGTTCCGGTCCGTCCGCCGCGCCGGCCTCGGTTCCGCCCCCGCCCGGCCGCGCCGGTGCTGGCCCGCCCGGCCGCCTCGGCGCCGGCCCGGCTGGGCCGGAAGCGGGCGGTCGGCCCAGCGGGCCGGGAGGGACGGCCGGTTCAGCGGGCGACGGTGACGGTGACGGGCGCCGGCGGGGCGGCGGCCCGGGCCGGGGCGACCCGGGCCGTCTCGGCCAGCGCGACGCCGACCAGCACCAGGAACCCGCCGGCGAGCTGCGCGGTGTTGAGCGCCTCGCCCGCGCCGAGGACGACCCAGGCCACCGCCGAGGCGAGCACCGGCTCGACCATGCCGACGATCCCGACGCTGGTCGCCGGCAGATGCCGCATCGCCCCGGCCACCAGCAGGTACGGCGCGATCGAGCCGAGCACCACGACGTACCCGCAGAGCAGCGCCACCGGCACGCCCCCGTCGGTGTCGGCGGTCAGCGGCTCCCACCCGCCGGTGCCCACGGTGACCGCGCGGGTGAGCAGGCCGGCGACGGCGGAGGCGCCGAACGCCCAGGTGCACAGCGACAGCGTGTCCCGCCGCGTCACGCCGTGCGCGCCGAGGACGTAGTAGCCGGCCAGGAAGACCGCGGCGCCGAGCCCGGCGAGCACGCCGAGGCCGTCCAGCTTCAGCTCGCCCCACACCTCGGCGACGCAGCCGAGGCCGAGCAGGCTCAGCGCCAGGCCGGCCCAGAGCCGCGGGCGTACCCGGTGCCGCTGGCCGAACCGGGCCCAGAGCGCGACCAGCAGCGGGGCGGTGTACTCGAACAGCAGCCCGATCCCGACCGGCAGCCGGGAGATGGCGACGAAGTAGAGCATCGGCACGGCGAAGAAGCCGGTCAGCCCGTACCCGATCAGCAGCGGCAGCTGACGGGGGGTGACCCGGAGCCGGCGGGCCCCCGGGCGCAGCAGCAGGCTCAGGGCCAGCAGCCCGGTCACGGCGCCGACGGCGCGTAGCAGGGTGAGCTGCGGGGCGTCCAGGCCGGCGCGGAGCACCAGCTTGGAGACCGTGCCGTTGACGGCGAACAGCGCTCCCGAGCCGAGCACCATGGCGACCCCGAGGACGGGGCGGGGGGTTGTCACGGAGCGGAGGCTACCGCTGCCGCGGTCAGGGTCGTATGCCCGACCAGTCGTTACGTCGGTCGACGAGGCCCCGCCGCCCGGCGGATGGCGTGCGGGGCACCGCCCGGCGTCCGCGCGTCACACGTTGCATTTTCGTCGGAGGGAGGGTGTACTGTCAGCAGCAGTTAGAACGAGTGTTCGATTGCCTCGAACGTTCGTTCCAACCAGCTCGGGCGGTGTTTCGCGGCGCCGGTCCCGGGCGGGTGCGGCTCCGCGGGCCGCACCCGGGTCACGGGCAGTCGCGAGCCCCGACCCGTCAGGCAGGAGCGTCGCCCGCCGCCCACGACCCCCGGGCGGCGGGCGACGAACCCGCCGGTTGTGCCGGCCGGGTGTGGTGTGGGGAAGCGTCCACACCCGGCCGGCCCCCACCCGGTGCGTCTTCCTCCGCACCACTCGACCCGGCGTCCCGCCGGCGGACCTGTCCGCCACGGGGCGGCGCCTCGGCCACGTGGAGGAGACAGTTCCATGCCGACCAACCCGGCTCAGGCACCGACGGTGCCGGCGCACGTGCTGCCGCACCGCACCCCCGCCCAGCTTCTCGCGGTGGCCCGCCACGGGCTGGCCGATGCCGCCCAGACCCGCCCCGACGGCCTCCGCTACGCGGCCGCCCACCTCGCCGCGCTGCGCGCGGCGGCGGCCCTGCTCGCCGCCCGGGCGCGTCCCGCCCCCGCCCGGCGCAACCGGATCACCAGCGTCTGGGTCCTGCTCTCCGCTGTCGCCCCCGAGCTCGACGAGTGGGCCCGGTTCTTCGCCCTCGGCGCCGGCAAGCGTGCCGCCGCCGAGGCCGGCATCCCCCGGGTCGTGACCGCCCGGGAGGCCGACGACCTGCTGCGCGCCGCCGAACAGTTCGTCACGGTGGTGGAGACCGCGCTCGGCGTGGCCCATCAGCCGGCGTTCGACGGTCTCGCCGCCTGACCCGTGTCGCGCCCGGCCGCCGGCGGGGGGAGCCGGGCGGCCGGGCGCGACACGCGCACATCGATCGACAGCATGACGGGGGGTAGGTCCGATGGCGGGCCGGATGGTGGTCGGTTCCGCCGCACTGGCCGCTCTGGTGCGTCCGGCGAGCGCGCCGGACCCGGCGGGCGGCCACCGGTTGCTGCCGGTGGCCCCGGAGCTGACCGGGCTGCTGCCCAACCGAGGGCTGCGGCGGGGCAGCACGATCGCGGTCGCCACCGGTCAGCCCCGCCGCAGCGGCGGCACCTCACTGGTCCTGGCACTGCTCGCCGAGGCGTCCCGGGCCGGCTCGTGGTGCGCCGTGGTGGGAGTGCCGACGTTCGGGGCGAGCGCGGCCGCCGAGCTCGGCATCGCGCTGGACCGGCTGGCCCTGGTGCCCCACCCCGGCCCGGAGTGGGCCACCGTCATCGCCGCGCTGATCGACGGGGTGGACGTCGTGGTCACCGCCGTACCGGCGACGGTCTCCGCCTCGGTCGCCAACCGACTGGCGGCCCGCGCCCGGCAGCGGGGCAGCGTCCTTCTGCCGTACGGGCGGTGGGACGGTGCGGACGTGACCCTCCAGGTGGTCCGGGGAGCATGGGAAGGGCTCGGGCCGGGCCGGGGTCGGCTGCGCCGCCGCGAGGTGACCGTCTCGGCGCGCGGGCGCGGGGCGGCGGCCCGCCCCAAGGAGATCAAGGTCTGGCTGCCCGGGGACGGGCTCACCCGGGTCATTCCCCGATCGGCCGCCGGCTCCGCCGGCCGGCGCCGTCCGGTCCTCCCGCCCACCTCCGCGCCCGCCGGCACCTCCGGGTCCGCCGGCACCTCCGGGTCCGCCGGCACTTCCGGGTCCGCCGGCACCTCCGGGTCCGCCGGCACCTCCGGGTCTGTCGGTGGTTCCGCGCCCGGTGGTGGCTCCGGGCCCGCGGGCGCCTCCCGGCGTGGAGCGCTCACCCTGGTCGGTCCGGCATGACCGGTGCGCCGGTGCGGACCCTGCTGCTCTGGTGCCCGGACTGGCCGGTGCTCGCCGCCGAGATCGTCGACGGGGTGCCCGCCACCGGCCCGGTCGCCGTACTGCACGCCAACCGGGTGGTCGCCTGCTCGGAACAGGCCCGCGCCGACGGGGTGCGCCGAGGGCTGCGCAAACGGGAGGCGCAGGGGCGCTGCCCGCAGCTCACCGTCGTCGAGTACGACCCGGGGCGGGACACCCGGGCGTTCGAGCCGGTGGTCGCGGCGGTCGAGGAACTGGTCGCGGGCGTCGAGGTGGTGCGTCCCGGCGCGTGCGCGGTGGCGGCCCGGGGCCCGAGCCGCCACCTCGGGGGTGAGGAGGCGGCCGCCGAGCGGATCGTCGAGCACGTCGCGCAGTCCTGCGGGGTGGAGAGCCAGGTCGGCATCGCCGACGGGATCTTCGCCGCCGGGCTGGCCGCCCGCGCCGGGCGGGTCGTCCCGCCCGGCACGAGCCCACGGTTCCTCGCCGACCTGCCGGTCGAGGCGCTCGGCCGGCCGGCCCTGACCGACCTGCTGCGCCGGCTCGGCGTACGCACCCTGGGTGACTTCGCCGCGCTGCCCGCCGGCGACGTGCTGGCCCGGTTCGGCTTCGACGGCGCGCTGGCCCACCGGCTGGCCGCCGGACGGGACCACCGCCCGCTGGCCGTCCGGCAGCCCCCGGCCGACCTCGCCGTCACCGCCGACCACGACGATCCGCTCGACCGGGTCGACGCGGCGGCCTTCGCCGCCCGGGCGCTGGCGGAGCGGCTGCACGACCGGCTCGCCGCGCACGGCCTGGCCTGCACCCGCCTCGGCATCGAGGCGGTCACCGCACACGGCCAGGAACTGCACCGGGTCTGGCGGCACGACGGCCTGCTCACCGCGGCGGCCATCGCCGACCGGGTGCGCTGGCAGCTCGACGGCTGGCTGTCCGGCGGCACCGGCCGGGGTGGCTCCGGCCCGGCCCGGCCGACGGCGGGCATCATCCGCCTGCGGCTGGTTCCCGACGGGGTGATCGCCCAGGCCGGCCTGCAACCCGGCCTGTGGGGGGAGGCCGGCGAGGAACGGGAGCGGGCGCACCGCGCGCTGAGCCGGGTGCAGGGCATCCTCGGTCCCGAGGCGGTGGTCACCGCGGTGCTCGGCGGTGGGCGCTCGCCCGCCGACCAGGTGCGCCTGGTGCCGTGGGGGGACGAGCGCCTGCCGGCCCGCCCCGGTGAGCCGCCGTGGCCGGGCCGGCTGCCACCACCCGCGCCGGCCGTGGTGCTGCCCGATCCGCTCGCCGCGACCGTGCACGACGTCGCCGGTGAGCCGGTCGTGGTCAGCGCGCGGCTCCAGGTCAGCGCCGCGCCGGCCCGGCTGACCGTGGGCACGGCCCGGCCGGCCGAGATCGTCGGTTGGGCCGGCCCGTGGCCGGTGGACGAGCGGTGGTGGGCGCCGGCCGAGGCCCGTCGGCGGGCCCGGTTCCAGGTCTGCCTGGCCGACGGCACGGCCCTGCTGCTCGCGGTCGAGGCCGGACGGTGGCTGGTGGAGGCGATCTATGACTGAGCCGCAGGAGCAGCGGTCGCGGCGCTCTGAGCGGCTGCGGTGGTCTGGGCAGGCGCGGCTGCCTGGGCAGGGGCCTGGGGAGGTGTGGCGCGGATGAGTTTCCACAATCCCAAGCTGCCCTGGTCGGAGCTCGAGGGCGTGCTCTCCGGCCGGAAACCCCGCACGGAGCGGCACCTGCACGTGGTGGACCCGCTGGCCGTGGACGCCGACGGCGGCGACGCCCCCGCCTGGAGCCGCAGGCGGGAGCACTACCGGCCGCCCGAGCTGGCCCGACCCGACGGCGTGGTGCCGTACGCCGAGCTGCACGCGCACACCAACTTCAGCTTCCTCGACGGCGCCAGCCACCCCGAGGAACTGGCCGAGGAGGCCGCCCGGCTGGGCCTGACCGCGCTCGCCGTCACCGACCACGACGGCTTCTACGGGGTGGTGCGCTTCGCCGAGGCGGCCCGCGCGCTGCACCTGCCGACGATCTTCGGCGCCGAGCTGTCCCTGGGTCTGCCCGGCCCGCAGAACGGCGAGCCCGACCCGCTCGGGCGGCACCTGCTGCTGCTCGCCCACGGCCACGAGGGGTACGCCCGGCTCGCCTCGACCATCGCCCGCGCCCAGTTGCGCGGCGGGGAGAAGGGCCGCCCGGTCTACGGCGAGCTGGAGGAGGTCGCGGCCGAACTGCGCGACCACGTGCTGGTGCTCACCGGCTGCCGCAAGGGGCACGTGCCGGCGGCGCTGCTCACCGAGGGGGTGGACGCGGCGGCCCGCGAGCTGGACCGGCTGACCGCCCTCTTCGGCGCGGAGACGGTGGCGGTGGAGCTGACCGATCACGGGCACCCGGTCGACGCCGACCGCAACGACGCGCTCGCCGAGTTGGCGGCGTCCGCCGGCCTGCCCACGGTGGCCACCAACAACGTGCACTACGCCACCCCCGGCCGGCGGCGGCTGGCCACCACCGTCGCCGCCGTACGGGCCCGGCGCAGCCTGGACGAGATCGACGGCTGGCTGCCCGCGGCAGGCACCGCCCACCTGCGTGGCGGCGCCGAGATGGCGGCCCGGTTCGCCGCGTACCCGGGGGCGGTGGCCCGGGCCGCCGAGTTCGGCGCCGAGCTCGCCTTCGACCTCCAGCTCGTCGCGCCGCGGCTGCCGGCGTACCCGGTGCCGCCGGGGCACACCGAGATGAGCTGGCTGCGCCACCTGACCGAGCAGGGCGCCCGGGAGCGCTACGGCCCCCGCCAGGCGCACCCGAGGGCGTACGCGCAGCTGGACCACGAGCTGGACATGATCGAGAGGCTGGGCTTCCCCGGCTACTTCCTGGTGGTCTACGACATCGTCACGTTCTGCCGCGAGCAGGACATCTACTGCCAGGGGCGGGGCTCGGCGGCCAACTCGGCGGTCTGCTACGCGCTGCGGATCACCAACGTGGACGCGGTCCGGCACCGGCTGCTCTTCGAGCGTTTCCTCGCCCCCGAGCGCGACGGCCCGCCGGACATCGACGTCGACATCGAGTCCGACCGCCGGGAGGAGGTGATCCAGCACGTCTACGCCCGCTACGGCCGGGAGCACACCGCCCAGGTAGCCAACGTCATCTCCTACCGGCCCCGCTCGGCGGTGCGGGACGTGGCCAAGGCGTTCGGGTTCTCGCCCGGCCAGCAGGACGCCTGGAGCAAGCAGATCGACCGCTGGGGCTCGGTCGCCGCGGTCGACGTCGAGGACATTCCCGAGCAGGTGGTCGCGTACGCCGACGAGTTGCAGACCTTTCCCCGGCACCTGGGCATCCACTCCGGCGGGATGGTGATCTGCGACCGGCCGGTGATCGAGGTCTGCCCGGTGGAGTGGGGGCGGATGCCGGGCCGCAGCGTGCTCCAGTGGGACAAGGACGACTGCGCCGCCGTCGGCCTGGTCAAGTTCGACCTGCTCGGGCTCGGCATGCTCTCCGCCCTGCACTACGGCTACGACATGATCGGGATGAGCCTGGACCTCGGCGGCATGACGCTGGACGACCCGGAGGTCTACGACATGCTCTGCCGGGCCGACTCGGTGGGGGTGTTCCAGGTGGAGAGCCGCGCCCAGATGGCCACCCTGCCCCGGCTGAAGCCCCGCGAGTTCTACGACCTGGTGGTCGAGGTGGCGCTGATCCGGCCCGGCCCGATCCAGGGCGGCTCGGTGCACCCGTACATCCGGCGCAAGAACGGCGAGGAGCCGGTGGAGTACGCCCACCCGCTGATGCGCAACGCGCTGGAGAAGACCCTCGGCGTGCCGCTGTTCCAGGAGCAGTTGATGCAGCTAGCCATCGACCTGGCCGGCTTCGACGCCGCCGAGGCCGACCAGTTGCGCCGGGCGATGGGCGCCAAGCGCTCCGCCGAGCGGATGGCCCGCATCGCCGACCGCCTCTACGCGGGCATGGCGGAGCGGGGCATCACCGGCGAGCTGGCCGACGACGTCTACCGCAAGCTCTCCGCGTTCGCCAGCTACGGCTTCCCGGAGAGCCACGCGATGAGCTTCGCCTACCTGGTGTACGCCAGCTCCTGGCTCAAGCGCTACCACCCCGGGCCGTTCCTGGCCGCGCTGCTCAACGCCCAACCGATGGGCTTCTACTCGCCGCAGACGCTTGTCGACGACGCCCGCCGGCACGGGGTGGAGGTGCGCCGGCCGGACGTCAACGCCAGCGGCGCGAAGGCGGTGCTGGAGTCCACCCCGCAGACCCGCTGGGGCAGCGCGCCGGGGGAGCCGCCGCACGCCTGGGGGCTGGGCGGCCCGGCCGTCCGGCTCGGGCTGTCCGGCGTGCGTACCCTCGGCGACGGGGTGGCCGAGCGGATCGAGGCCGAGCGGGCGGCGCACGGGCCGTACCGCGACATGCCGGACCTGGCCCGGCGCGTGGGTCTCACGGCCGCGCAGCTGGAGGCGCTGGCCACCGCGGACGCCTTCGCCTGTTTCGGGCTGTCCCGGCGGGAGGCCCTCTGGGCGGCCGGCGCGGCGGCCCAGGACCGGCCGGGCCGGCTGCCCGGCACGGTGACCGGCGCGACCGCGCCCACCCTGCCCGGCATGGAGGCGGTGGACCGGCTGGTCGCCGACGTGTGGGCGACCGGGTTGTCGCCGGAGAGCCACCCGGCCCGCTTCATCCGCCCGCAGCTCGACGCCCTGGGGGCGGTGCCGATCGCCCGGCTCGGCCGGGTGGATCCGGGTCGGCGGATCCGGGTCGGCGGGATCGTCACCCACCGGCAGCGCCCCGCGACCGCCGGCGGGGTCACCTTCCTCAACCTGGAGGACGAGACGGGGATGCTCAATGTCACTTGCTCCCCGGGGCTCTGGCAGCGCTACCGTCGAATCGCCCGCACCAGCGCGGCACTGGTGGTGCGCGGCCGGTTGCAGCGGCACGAGGGAGTCACCAACCTCGTCGCCGACCGGCTGGACGCCATCGAGCCGCCGGTCAGCCCGGCATCGCGCGATTTCCGCTGACGACAGTGATCCACATTACGGTTTTCCGCGCCCGATGGCGGGAGACTCCTGCTCGCGCGGGCAGAGTGGCCCGCGTCAGCATGAGGGGGACGAACCGATGACGGGGAATCACGAGTACAGCGGAGTGGCCAACTCCCGGCGGACCCGGCTCAGCGCCGGCTGGACCCCGACGCACCACACCGAGCCTCGCGAGTACGAGATCACCGATGGCCCGGTGGCCAACGCTCTGCGGTCGCGGGCCGAGGAGGACGCCGCCAACGGCGAGTCCTGACCGCCGCCGGCGGGCGGCCCGGAGTCGGGGCTGGACCGGGTGACTAGGCTCGATCGGGTGGAGCAGACCCCAGGCCGGCTCGCCGGGCCGCCGTTGACCCCCCGTACCGCCGTGATCTGGTCGGTGCTGCGCGCCGAGCTGGAGCGCCGTGGCGACACCGCGCTGACCGTGCTCGACGTCGGCGGCGGCACCGGCGGCTTCGCCGTCCCGCTCGCCCAGGCCGGGCACCGGGTCACCGTGGTCGACGCCAGCCCTGACGCGCTCGCCGCGCTGACCCGCCGGGCCGCCGAGGCCGGCGTCGCCGAGCGGGTCCGTGCCGTGCAGGGCGACGGCGACGCGCTCGCCGGGCTCGTCGAGCCGGGCGGCGCGGACCTGGTGCTCTGCCACGCCGTGCTGGAGGTCGTCGACGACCCGACGCCGGTGGTGGCCGCGCTGGCCGCCGCGCTGCGTCCGGGGGGCGCCGCGAGCGTGCTGGTCGCCGGCCGGGCCGCCGCGGTGCTCGGCCGGGCGATGAACGGTCACCTGGACGTCGCCGCCGCGCTGGCCGCCGACCCGGCGGGCACCGCGGGGGCGCGGGACACGCTGCGCCGACGCTACGACACCGAGGGCGCCGCCGCGCTGCTCGGCGCCGCCGGGCTGGTGGTCGAGGAGATCCACGGCGTACGCGTGCTCGCCGACCTCCTTCCCGCGGCCGTGGCCGACGGTCAGCCGGCCGCCCTGGTGGAGCTGGAACGGGCGCTCGCCGCGCGGGCCCCGTGGCGGGACCTCGCGGCCCAGCTGCACCTGTTCGCCCGCCGACCGTGACCGACCCGCTGGGGGTCGTCGGGCCCCGCTACGGCGACGGCAGCCTCGCCGACGTCCTGCCCAGCGCGCTGGCCGTGCTCGGCGTGCCCGGCGCCGCCGACCCGCTCGGGCTGGGCCCCGCGCTGGCCGGGGTGCGTCGGGTCGCGGTGCTGCTCGTCGACGGCCTCGGCTGGCACCAGATCCCGACCGCCGCGCCGCACGCGCCGACCCTGGCGGGCCTCGCCGCGGCCGTCGGCCGGCCGCTGACCTCCGGTTTCCCGTCCACCACGCCGACCAGTCTGGTGACGCTGGGCACCGGTGCCGCGCCCGGGGCGCACGGCGTGCTCGGCTTCACCGTGCGGGTGCCCGGTACCGACCGGGTGCTCAACCACGTCGAGTGGGCGGCCGAGCCGGAGCCGTTGCGCTGGCAGCCCGTCCGCACCCAGCTCGAACGGGCCCGGGCGGCCGGGGTCGCCGTGACGGTGGTCAGCCGGCCCGAGTTCGGCGGCAGCGGGCTGACGGTGGCCGCCAACCGGGGCGGCGACTACCGGGGCGCGGCCGGTGTCGACGCGCTCGCCGCGCGGATGCTGACCGCCCTGGCCGCCGGGCCGGGGCCCACCCTGGTCTCCGGCTACCACCCCGACCTGGACCGGCACGGCCACCTCACCGGCGTCGACTCGGCGCCCTGGCGGCTCGCCGCGGCCGAGGTGGACCGGCTGCTCACCCGGCTCGTCGACGGGCTGCCGTCCGACGCCGCCCTGCTGGTGACGGCCGACCACGGGCAGCTCGACGTGCCGGCCGGGCACCGCGTCGACCTGGACACCGACCCCCGGCTGCGCGCCGGGGTGGCCGTGGTCGCAGGGGAGCCCCGGGTCCGCTACCTGCACGTCACGCCCGGCGCCCGGGACGACGTGGTGGCCGCCTGGTCGGCGGTGCTCGGCCCCGCGGCCCGCGTCCGCACCCGGGAGGAGGTGGTGGCCTCGGGCTGGTTCGGCCCGGTGCCCGAGGAGCACCTGGCCCGCATCGGCGACGTCGTGGTGATCTGCAACGGCACGTACGCGGTGACCGCCTCCCGGTCCGAGCCGCCGACGGTCTCCCGGCTGGTCGCCTACCACGGGGCGGACACGGCCGCCGAGATGACCATTCCGCTGCTGGTCGTCCGGGGCTGAACGGCCGGCGTCCGTCCGGTCGCGACGTACGGCCCACCGTCGGTCCCGGGCCTCCGGGCGCCGTCACCGCCCGTGGCCGGTGAGCCCCTCGACCGCCAGCACGAGGTCGTCGGCGGAGGGCGCGGACGTGGGGTCGAGCAGCAACTGGAGCATCGCGCCGTTGATCAGCGCCAGGGCGAGCGAGCCGTAGCGGCGCGCCTGCTCCGCCGACACCTCCGTCGGCGCGACGTCGAGCGTCAGCGCGGCCAGGTCCCGCCGGCTGGCGACGTACCCGGCCGCGAGCTGGGCACGCACCTCGGGCGCGAACTCCGCCTGGGCGTACGCCTGCACGCTCGCCACCAGCACGGCGCGCTGCTCGTGCGCCGCCTCGAACACGCCCTGCAGGAACCGGCGCAGGCGGTCCAGCGGCGCGCCGCCGGGCTCGGCCACGACGGCGGCGCCGATCGCGTCCCCCCACGCGTCGAAGATCTCCAGGACAGCGGCGTTGAGCAGGGCCTCCTTGCTGCCGAAGTGGTAGCCGATGGAGCCTAGGTGGGCGCCGGCCGCCGCCACGATGTCGCGGGCCGTGGTGTGGGCGTAGCCCTTCTCCGCCAGGCACCGCTTCGCCCCCGTCAGCAGGTCCTCTCGCTGTCCCATGGCGACAGTGTAGCCACGCTCTTGAACATCCGTATTGTACGAGCGTCTTGTACATACGTCTTGTACGCCTGTACAGTCCCCGCCGTGACCATCTCCGTTTCCCACCGTGCCGGCGGGCGCGAGTGGCTCGGCCTCGCCGCCCTCGTCATCCCCGCCCTCCTCGCGTCCATGGACCTCTCCGTCCTGTTCATGGCCGCGCCCTGGATCAGCGCCGAACTCGAACCGAGCACCGGCCAGTACCTGTGGATCATGGACATCTACGGCTTCGTGATGGCCGGCCTGCTCGTGACGATGGGCAGCCTCGGCGACCGCGTCGGACGCCGCCGGC harbors:
- a CDS encoding DNA polymerase Y family protein, translated to MTGAPVRTLLLWCPDWPVLAAEIVDGVPATGPVAVLHANRVVACSEQARADGVRRGLRKREAQGRCPQLTVVEYDPGRDTRAFEPVVAAVEELVAGVEVVRPGACAVAARGPSRHLGGEEAAAERIVEHVAQSCGVESQVGIADGIFAAGLAARAGRVVPPGTSPRFLADLPVEALGRPALTDLLRRLGVRTLGDFAALPAGDVLARFGFDGALAHRLAAGRDHRPLAVRQPPADLAVTADHDDPLDRVDAAAFAARALAERLHDRLAAHGLACTRLGIEAVTAHGQELHRVWRHDGLLTAAAIADRVRWQLDGWLSGGTGRGGSGPARPTAGIIRLRLVPDGVIAQAGLQPGLWGEAGEERERAHRALSRVQGILGPEAVVTAVLGGGRSPADQVRLVPWGDERLPARPGEPPWPGRLPPPAPAVVLPDPLAATVHDVAGEPVVVSARLQVSAAPARLTVGTARPAEIVGWAGPWPVDERWWAPAEARRRARFQVCLADGTALLLAVEAGRWLVEAIYD
- a CDS encoding EamA family transporter → MTTPRPVLGVAMVLGSGALFAVNGTVSKLVLRAGLDAPQLTLLRAVGAVTGLLALSLLLRPGARRLRVTPRQLPLLIGYGLTGFFAVPMLYFVAISRLPVGIGLLFEYTAPLLVALWARFGQRHRVRPRLWAGLALSLLGLGCVAEVWGELKLDGLGVLAGLGAAVFLAGYYVLGAHGVTRRDTLSLCTWAFGASAVAGLLTRAVTVGTGGWEPLTADTDGGVPVALLCGYVVVLGSIAPYLLVAGAMRHLPATSVGIVGMVEPVLASAVAWVVLGAGEALNTAQLAGGFLVLVGVALAETARVAPARAAAPPAPVTVTVAR
- a CDS encoding SAV_6107 family HEPN domain-containing protein; this encodes MPTNPAQAPTVPAHVLPHRTPAQLLAVARHGLADAAQTRPDGLRYAAAHLAALRAAAALLAARARPAPARRNRITSVWVLLSAVAPELDEWARFFALGAGKRAAAEAGIPRVVTAREADDLLRAAEQFVTVVETALGVAHQPAFDGLAA
- a CDS encoding YbaK/EbsC family protein; this translates as MQPHPNVRAVQDVLDAAGARDGSGAPSAVRLLPDAVHTAAAAAESLGVGVGQIANSLVFEADGAPLLVLTSGAHRVDTAGLAASIGVTRLRRATPDFVRTHTGQVIGGVAPVGHPRPLRTLVDTALRSYDEIWAAGGVPQAVFPTTYPELLRVTGGTPADVA
- a CDS encoding GNAT family N-acetyltransferase, with the protein product MRLVRWTPDDLVRRLDDVVAVYGEAMGYRTDLLEARRGYIATHVRRPGFRAVASLTSEGHLAGFGYGYLGAPGQWWHDQVWRALNPPARQRWLTDCFEVVELHVRPPAQGHGLGARQLRALLTLAEGTTTLLSTPEADEQRSRAWRLYRRFGFVDVLRHFHFPGDERPFGVLGRDLPLEPPAPDRAAP
- a CDS encoding monooxygenase, producing MSERSEPTVPGLVTLHVWRTSRAALPRALTRMAVDPRRLRALPGVRFGKLLGTGTGTGFGPGDADLTRWAALTVWDSPAAAAGFDGSPVGRAWARIARAAVRVDLRPLSSRGEWSGRRPFGEPPGGRVTGPVLALTRARLRPRRAATFWRAIPPVAAALHAAPGLLARFGVGEAPLGWQGTVSVWRDPADLVAFAYRHPEHRAAIMRTPTEGWYAEELFARFEVRDVVGERAVLGWVADDDDQETAEGARA